One stretch of Ornithinimicrobium ciconiae DNA includes these proteins:
- a CDS encoding universal stress protein translates to MTIIVGYVPTKEGRAALRRAAQEASLRHLKLIVVNSHRGGRDFDAKEAQRFETELGRVQEQLDAEGIEHEVRALVRGNEPSEDLIAIAEESGAEFIVIGLRRRTPVGKLILGSNAQRILLDASCPVLAVKAEDVDE, encoded by the coding sequence ATGACGATCATCGTTGGATATGTGCCCACCAAGGAAGGACGGGCCGCGCTGCGCCGCGCGGCTCAGGAGGCGTCGCTGCGGCACCTCAAGCTGATCGTGGTCAACTCCCACCGCGGGGGCCGTGACTTCGACGCCAAGGAGGCGCAGCGCTTCGAGACCGAGCTCGGCCGGGTCCAGGAACAGTTGGACGCCGAGGGCATCGAGCACGAGGTACGGGCACTGGTCCGTGGCAACGAGCCCAGCGAGGACCTGATCGCCATCGCCGAGGAGTCCGGCGCCGAGTTCATCGTCATCGGGCTGCGCCGCCGCACCCCGGTCGGCAAGCTGATCCTGGGCTCCAACGCCCAGCGGATCCTGCTCGACGCCTCCTGCCCGGTGCTGGCCGTCAAGGCCGAGGACGTCGACGAGTGA
- a CDS encoding PAC2 family protein: MIEPSSLYHLEAEAAQQPQHAPLLHVSLEGFMDAGNVRSQVTEHLLEHLEHTVVASFDMDSLIDYRSRRPLMTFDRDNYSSFEEPSLTLYRVIDRSGQPFLLLDGMEPDFHWEAFTKAVHQVCLGFGVRRMVSAHGVPMAVPHTRPIGVTRFASDRELIGDVEPLFGQVQVPGSAEALLHLRLGEAGVDTMGAAVHVPHYLAEARFGDAAVAALDTLAGYTGAALPREELVAAAGLNRAEITKELAENHEAAEVVSALEQRYDRFVEGQRKRSLLAAEAAELPSADEIGAQFEDFLREVSDEGSPEV; this comes from the coding sequence GTGATCGAGCCAAGTTCGCTCTACCACCTGGAAGCCGAGGCTGCCCAGCAGCCCCAGCACGCGCCCTTGCTGCACGTGTCACTCGAGGGATTTATGGACGCGGGCAATGTGCGCAGTCAGGTGACCGAGCACCTGCTGGAGCACCTCGAGCACACCGTCGTCGCCTCGTTCGACATGGACAGCCTGATCGACTACCGCTCGCGACGCCCCCTGATGACCTTCGACCGGGACAATTACAGCTCGTTCGAGGAGCCGTCGCTGACCCTCTACCGCGTGATCGACCGGTCGGGACAGCCGTTCCTGCTGCTCGACGGCATGGAGCCGGACTTCCACTGGGAGGCGTTCACCAAGGCCGTGCACCAGGTGTGCCTGGGCTTCGGAGTGCGTCGGATGGTGTCCGCCCACGGCGTGCCGATGGCGGTGCCGCACACCCGACCGATCGGCGTGACCCGCTTCGCCAGTGACCGCGAACTGATCGGTGACGTGGAGCCGCTGTTCGGGCAGGTCCAGGTCCCCGGCAGCGCCGAGGCGCTGCTGCACCTACGGCTGGGCGAAGCCGGTGTCGACACGATGGGCGCAGCCGTGCACGTGCCCCACTACCTGGCCGAGGCGCGCTTCGGTGACGCGGCAGTCGCTGCGCTCGACACCCTGGCGGGCTACACCGGTGCAGCCCTGCCGCGCGAGGAGCTCGTGGCGGCCGCCGGCCTGAACCGGGCCGAGATCACCAAGGAGCTGGCCGAGAACCACGAGGCCGCGGAGGTTGTGTCCGCCCTCGAGCAGCGCTATGACCGGTTCGTGGAGGGGCAGCGCAAGCGCAGCCTCCTCGCGGCCGAGGCCGCCGAGCTGCCCAGCGCCGACGAGATCGGCGCCCAGTTCGAGGACTTCCTGCGCGAGGTCTCCGACGAGGGTTCACCCGAGGTCTAG
- a CDS encoding S9 family peptidase encodes MTSASTATGTIFHDLDHYVAMPRLGGLAMSPDGTRLVTTVSTITAAGTGYATALWGVDPQGEGPAYRITRSAKGEAGAAFSSTGSLLFTSARPDPDAEDDSPEAALWEIPAGGGEARVVLSRPGGVGQVLCAHDADVTVVLAGQLPGATDEATHAAIHKARKDAGVQAILHDRYPVRHWDADLGPSAPQLFVAEPAEQETPARPTTTDHVPPLRLRWVSEGVGATMRDHAPAISPDGTFAVVSLTVPEARGNQRTQLVRIDLTSGERSVLADEPGHEFSAPLISPDSTRAVIVVDPQSTPERAPHPQLHLLDLDTGERTLLAGDWDRWATPAAWLPDGSAVLVIADDNGRSPIFSIEVATGAVRQVTADDAAYSEVIVSPDGTRAYAVRSSYLFPSEVVAIDLSTGAVTPLPGPVERPEIPGRLEEVETTTEDGTRVRGWLALPEGEGPHPLLLWIHGGPLGSWNAWTWRWNPWLMTVQGYAVLLPDPALSTGYGQDFIQRGWGSWGVAPYEDLMAITDEVVARADIDESRTAAMGGSFGGYMANWVAGHTDRFSAIVTHASLWALDQFGPTTDAAFYWQREMTAEMGRDNSPHAFVDKIVTPVLVIHGDKDYRVPIGEGLRLWYELLAHSGLPAGDDGSTVHRFLYFPDENHWILSPQHAKVWYQVVSNFLAQHVLGDEAGELPVELGRSAPSAKQLRAAAAAQEEDERQDGSAASS; translated from the coding sequence ATGACTTCAGCGTCGACGGCGACCGGCACCATCTTCCACGACCTCGACCACTACGTCGCGATGCCGCGGCTGGGTGGGCTGGCGATGAGTCCGGACGGCACCCGACTGGTCACCACCGTCAGCACGATCACCGCGGCGGGCACCGGCTATGCCACGGCACTCTGGGGAGTCGACCCGCAGGGCGAGGGCCCGGCATACCGCATCACGCGCAGCGCCAAGGGCGAGGCAGGGGCGGCCTTCAGCAGCACCGGGTCGCTGCTGTTCACCTCGGCGCGCCCCGACCCGGACGCCGAGGACGACTCCCCCGAGGCCGCGCTGTGGGAGATCCCGGCCGGCGGTGGCGAGGCCCGGGTGGTTCTCTCCCGTCCCGGCGGCGTCGGTCAGGTGCTGTGTGCCCACGACGCCGACGTGACCGTAGTGCTGGCCGGGCAGCTCCCCGGTGCCACCGATGAGGCCACGCACGCCGCGATCCACAAGGCCCGCAAGGACGCCGGCGTCCAGGCGATCCTGCACGACCGCTATCCGGTGCGGCACTGGGACGCGGACCTCGGACCCAGCGCCCCCCAGCTGTTCGTGGCCGAGCCCGCCGAGCAGGAGACGCCCGCGCGGCCGACCACGACCGACCACGTCCCACCACTGCGGCTGCGCTGGGTCAGTGAGGGCGTCGGGGCCACGATGCGCGACCACGCTCCCGCGATCAGCCCGGACGGCACCTTTGCCGTGGTCTCCCTGACGGTGCCCGAGGCACGAGGCAACCAACGAACGCAGCTGGTGCGCATCGACCTGACCAGCGGTGAGCGCAGTGTCCTGGCCGATGAGCCGGGGCACGAGTTCTCTGCCCCGCTGATCAGTCCGGACAGCACGCGGGCAGTGATCGTGGTCGATCCCCAGAGCACCCCGGAGCGCGCGCCGCACCCGCAGCTGCACCTGCTCGACCTGGACACTGGCGAGCGCACCCTGCTGGCCGGGGACTGGGACCGCTGGGCCACTCCCGCCGCGTGGCTGCCGGATGGCAGCGCGGTGCTGGTGATCGCCGACGACAACGGCCGGTCCCCGATCTTCTCGATCGAGGTGGCCACCGGTGCGGTGCGTCAGGTGACCGCGGACGACGCGGCCTACAGCGAGGTGATCGTCTCCCCCGACGGCACCCGGGCCTATGCCGTGCGCTCCAGCTATCTCTTCCCCTCCGAGGTCGTGGCGATCGACCTGTCCACCGGCGCGGTGACCCCGCTGCCCGGACCGGTGGAGCGTCCGGAGATCCCTGGCCGGTTGGAGGAGGTGGAGACCACGACCGAGGACGGCACCCGGGTGCGCGGGTGGCTCGCCCTGCCCGAGGGCGAGGGACCGCACCCGTTGCTGCTGTGGATCCACGGTGGGCCGCTCGGCTCCTGGAATGCCTGGACCTGGCGCTGGAACCCGTGGCTGATGACGGTGCAGGGTTATGCCGTGCTGCTGCCGGACCCGGCGCTGTCCACGGGCTACGGGCAGGACTTCATCCAGCGCGGGTGGGGTTCGTGGGGCGTGGCCCCCTACGAGGACCTGATGGCGATCACCGACGAGGTCGTCGCCCGGGCGGATATCGACGAGTCACGGACCGCCGCGATGGGCGGGTCGTTCGGTGGCTACATGGCCAACTGGGTGGCGGGCCACACAGATCGCTTCTCGGCGATCGTGACGCACGCCTCGCTGTGGGCGCTGGACCAGTTCGGCCCCACGACTGATGCGGCCTTCTACTGGCAGCGCGAGATGACGGCCGAGATGGGCAGGGACAACAGCCCGCACGCCTTCGTGGACAAGATCGTCACCCCGGTGCTGGTGATCCATGGCGACAAGGACTACCGGGTGCCCATCGGCGAGGGGCTGCGGCTGTGGTACGAACTCCTCGCCCACTCCGGTCTGCCGGCCGGGGACGACGGTTCGACCGTGCACCGTTTCCTCTACTTCCCCGACGAGAACCACTGGATCCTCTCCCCCCAGCACGCCAAGGTCTGGTATCAGGTGGTCTCCAACTTCCTGGCCCAGCACGTCCTCGGCGACGAGGCTGGGGAGCTGCCGGTGGAGCTGGGCCGGTCGGCACCGAGCGCCAAGCAGCTGCGGGCGGCGGCCGCCGCCCAGGAGGAGGACGAGAGGCAGGACGGGTCCGCAGCGAGCAGCTGA
- a CDS encoding EcsC family protein: MGLFGSDKNEPETAEALEESGVTAKTANALVGKLMDVGIDGLGPLDSVARVVEEALQDKGGHPEKAINKIVRSHIKMSAVGGFVTGVGGIFTLVVSLPANIIEFYVLATRMVGSIATIRGYDLERPEVRAAVLLTLVGADSQDLLSKAGVAGTGRLAQVAMQRLPKAAVMVINKGVGFRLATKMGAKSVSRFTRAVPVVGGGIGAGLDAFLMNRIADQARTEFPEMATAQLEA; the protein is encoded by the coding sequence GTGGGCCTGTTCGGGAGCGACAAGAACGAGCCGGAGACAGCGGAGGCGCTGGAGGAGAGCGGCGTCACCGCCAAGACCGCCAACGCCCTGGTGGGCAAGTTGATGGACGTCGGGATCGACGGACTCGGGCCGCTGGACTCCGTCGCCCGTGTCGTCGAGGAGGCCCTTCAGGACAAGGGTGGGCATCCTGAGAAGGCGATCAACAAGATCGTGCGCAGCCACATCAAGATGAGCGCCGTCGGTGGGTTCGTCACCGGCGTGGGAGGCATCTTCACCCTGGTCGTCTCGCTGCCGGCCAACATCATCGAGTTCTATGTGCTGGCCACCCGCATGGTGGGCAGCATCGCCACGATCCGCGGCTACGACCTGGAGCGGCCCGAGGTGCGTGCCGCCGTCCTGCTGACCCTGGTCGGCGCGGACAGCCAGGACCTGCTGTCCAAGGCCGGGGTCGCCGGCACTGGACGGCTGGCGCAGGTCGCGATGCAGCGCCTGCCCAAGGCGGCCGTCATGGTGATCAACAAGGGCGTCGGCTTCCGTCTGGCGACCAAGATGGGCGCCAAGTCCGTGAGCCGGTTCACCCGTGCGGTGCCGGTGGTCGGCGGCGGGATCGGCGCCGGTCTGGATGCCTTCCTGATGAACCGGATCGCGGACCAGGCCCGCACCGAGTTCCCCGAGATGGCCACCGCCCAGCTCGAGGCCTGA
- a CDS encoding MDR family MFS transporter, whose protein sequence is MSARRSAAPVSVSAERTPAVVLWLVAAAFVVILNETIMMNAIPQLMVGLDIDEAAAQWLSTAFLLTMAAVIPVTGWFLQRVSTRAAFATAMTVFILGTTLAALAPTYPILLGARIVQASGTAVMMPLLMTTLMTVVPAANRGRVMGNVTLVMSVAPALGPAVSGLLLGLGSWRLMFLTVLPIAVVVTVLALRKLPNVGEPQQVSIDWLSVVVAAVGFGGLVFGLSRFGQGLGAQPWLMVGGSVLAIVLFVVRQLVLQRRGNPLLDLRTFRHPVFTRAVLLLSVSFMAMLGAMMLLPLYLQQVRGLTALETGLLVMPGGIAMGLLGPRVGQIFDRYGSRMLIIPGAIGVALAMGSLTLISTSTPYWQILTAHLVLMVSLAAVFTPTFTLGLGDVPARLYSHASSLLGTLQQVAGALGTAIVITIMTARASRLVADGTAPLEATVEGMRWGFVFGAATALVVVGLVLLMPNRLPERVETGPTEPAEPVQDSAPASDLVGDRLSPTSANSGT, encoded by the coding sequence ATGTCTGCGCGCAGGTCTGCCGCACCCGTATCAGTCTCGGCGGAGCGCACCCCGGCCGTGGTCTTGTGGCTGGTCGCTGCCGCCTTCGTGGTGATCCTCAACGAGACGATCATGATGAACGCGATCCCGCAGCTCATGGTCGGACTCGACATCGACGAGGCCGCGGCACAGTGGCTGTCCACCGCGTTCCTGCTCACCATGGCTGCGGTGATCCCGGTGACGGGGTGGTTTCTGCAACGGGTGAGCACCCGAGCCGCGTTCGCGACCGCCATGACCGTCTTCATCCTGGGCACGACACTCGCAGCCCTCGCGCCGACATACCCGATCCTGCTCGGGGCCCGCATCGTCCAGGCCTCCGGCACCGCCGTCATGATGCCCTTGCTGATGACGACGCTGATGACGGTCGTGCCAGCGGCGAACCGGGGCCGGGTCATGGGCAATGTCACGCTGGTGATGTCCGTCGCCCCAGCGCTGGGACCAGCGGTGTCGGGTCTGCTGCTGGGCCTTGGTTCCTGGCGCCTGATGTTCCTCACCGTGCTCCCGATCGCCGTGGTCGTCACCGTCCTGGCACTGCGCAAGCTGCCTAATGTGGGTGAGCCACAGCAGGTTTCCATCGACTGGCTGAGCGTCGTGGTCGCAGCCGTCGGCTTCGGCGGGCTGGTCTTTGGCCTGAGCAGGTTTGGTCAGGGGCTCGGTGCCCAGCCGTGGCTGATGGTCGGCGGGAGCGTGCTGGCCATCGTCCTCTTCGTGGTGCGCCAGCTGGTGCTGCAGCGGCGCGGCAACCCGCTGCTGGACCTGCGCACCTTCCGGCACCCGGTGTTCACCCGGGCCGTACTCCTGCTGTCGGTGAGCTTCATGGCGATGCTCGGGGCGATGATGCTGCTGCCGCTGTATCTGCAGCAGGTGCGGGGGCTCACGGCACTGGAGACCGGTCTGCTCGTGATGCCCGGTGGCATCGCGATGGGTCTGCTCGGACCGCGCGTGGGCCAGATCTTCGACCGCTACGGCAGCCGGATGCTGATCATCCCCGGGGCGATCGGCGTCGCGCTGGCGATGGGATCGCTGACGCTGATCAGCACCAGCACGCCCTACTGGCAGATCCTGACCGCCCACCTGGTGCTGATGGTCAGCCTGGCGGCCGTCTTCACCCCGACGTTCACCCTGGGCCTGGGCGATGTCCCGGCCCGCCTCTACTCGCACGCGAGCTCGCTCCTGGGCACCCTGCAGCAGGTCGCCGGTGCGCTGGGCACGGCCATCGTGATCACCATCATGACCGCCCGCGCGAGCCGTCTTGTGGCCGACGGCACCGCACCCCTGGAGGCCACCGTGGAGGGCATGCGCTGGGGTTTTGTCTTCGGTGCGGCCACGGCACTGGTCGTCGTGGGCCTCGTGCTGCTGATGCCGAACCGTTTGCCGGAGCGGGTCGAGACCGGGCCAACGGAGCCCGCCGAACCGGTCCAGGATTCCGCACCCGCGTCCGACCTCGTCGGCGATCGATTGAGCCCCACCAGCGCCAACTCAGGGACCTGA
- a CDS encoding FAD-dependent oxidoreductase, whose translation MSKPAILTVDDDPMVSAAITRDLRERYGKDYRVLGATSGAEALSVLDRLALRDQPVALIVTDQRMPVMTGIEFLERAQPQAPTAKQLLLTAYADTDAAIRAINDVGLDHYLLKPWDPPEERLYPVVDDLLEDWRRAHPSPTSDLRVVGHRWSESAHATKTFLARNHVPYRWVDIEEGEEGERLRQAAGASVEDLPLVLVPDGATLRCPSSMELADGLGLRTRAEQPLYDVCIVGGGPAGLASAVYAASEGLQTVIVEREAPGGQAGQSAAIENYLGFPRGLSGSDLTQRAVAQVVRFGAEMVVARDVTGLEQRGPVRAVLLDGQGEIEARSVIVTTGVSYRRLGAAEVDEFTGRGVYYGATASEAIQVAGEEVFLIGAANSAGQAALNLSRHAAHVTVLVRGSDIRSSMSQYLVDRILAAENITVRHRTEVVSARGDGHLESLTLRDRDSGEFEEVATSWLFVFIGAVPRTEWLGELVARDDKGFVLTGPEMLHAVDGAWTQPRGPFALETSLPGVFAAGDVRLDSMKRVASAVGEGAMAVHFVHRYLATI comes from the coding sequence ATGAGCAAACCCGCCATTCTGACCGTTGACGACGACCCCATGGTCTCCGCAGCGATCACCCGTGATCTTCGCGAGCGCTACGGCAAGGACTACCGGGTGCTCGGGGCGACCTCCGGTGCGGAGGCGCTCTCCGTCCTGGACCGTCTCGCGCTGCGCGACCAACCCGTCGCCCTGATCGTCACCGACCAGCGCATGCCGGTGATGACCGGCATCGAGTTCCTGGAGCGGGCCCAACCCCAGGCGCCGACGGCCAAACAGCTGCTGCTCACGGCCTACGCGGACACCGACGCGGCGATCCGCGCGATCAACGACGTCGGCCTGGACCACTACCTGCTCAAGCCCTGGGACCCGCCGGAAGAACGGCTCTACCCGGTCGTGGACGACCTGCTCGAGGACTGGCGACGGGCCCACCCGAGCCCGACGTCCGACCTGCGCGTGGTGGGCCACCGGTGGTCCGAGAGCGCGCACGCGACCAAGACCTTCCTGGCCCGCAACCACGTGCCCTATCGGTGGGTCGACATCGAGGAGGGTGAGGAGGGGGAGCGGCTGCGTCAGGCTGCCGGTGCCTCGGTTGAGGACCTGCCGCTGGTGCTCGTGCCGGACGGTGCCACGCTGCGCTGCCCCTCGAGCATGGAGTTGGCCGACGGTCTCGGGCTGCGCACCCGCGCCGAGCAACCGCTGTATGACGTGTGCATCGTCGGTGGAGGACCGGCCGGTCTGGCGTCGGCCGTCTATGCAGCCTCCGAGGGACTGCAGACCGTCATCGTCGAGCGTGAGGCGCCGGGGGGACAGGCCGGGCAGAGCGCCGCCATCGAGAACTACCTGGGTTTCCCGCGGGGCCTGAGCGGCTCGGACCTGACCCAGCGGGCCGTGGCCCAGGTGGTCCGGTTCGGCGCCGAGATGGTGGTGGCTCGCGACGTGACCGGCCTGGAGCAGCGCGGACCGGTGCGGGCGGTGCTGCTGGACGGCCAGGGTGAGATCGAGGCCCGGTCGGTGATCGTCACGACCGGGGTGTCCTATCGCCGGCTGGGCGCCGCCGAGGTGGATGAGTTCACCGGGCGCGGTGTCTACTACGGCGCGACGGCGAGCGAGGCGATCCAGGTCGCCGGTGAGGAGGTCTTTCTCATCGGGGCCGCCAACTCGGCAGGCCAGGCGGCGCTCAACCTGTCGCGGCACGCCGCGCACGTCACTGTCCTGGTGCGCGGCAGCGACATCCGCAGTTCCATGTCGCAGTACCTCGTGGACCGGATCCTGGCCGCCGAGAACATCACCGTGCGCCACCGCACCGAGGTGGTCTCCGCGCGCGGTGACGGACACCTGGAGTCCCTCACGCTGCGTGACCGGGACTCCGGGGAGTTTGAGGAAGTGGCCACGAGCTGGCTGTTCGTCTTCATCGGTGCGGTGCCGCGCACCGAGTGGCTGGGGGAGCTGGTCGCCCGAGACGACAAGGGTTTTGTGCTCACGGGCCCCGAAATGCTCCACGCGGTCGACGGTGCGTGGACCCAGCCGCGCGGCCCCTTCGCCCTGGAGACCAGCCTGCCGGGCGTGTTCGCCGCAGGCGATGTGCGGTTGGACTCGATGAAACGCGTCGCCTCCGCCGTCGGCGAGGGTGCCATGGCGGTGCACTTCGTCCACCGTTATCTGGCCACCATCTGA
- a CDS encoding sensor histidine kinase, whose protein sequence is MDAADLQPIELFDGLSTEQLNALLAAGEEVAFGPGDLLWAEGARADDWWVLIDGVVELVRRTEREDMVVGLMDAPGRWAGGFRAWVETGRFLASARGLEAGRMLRVPATSLRDLTAQWFPFGSHLIKGVYGMALYVESTARQRDSLANLGKLAAGLAHEINNPSAAATRATAALGAADETLFASLSQLAAHGIAPEQFTALDELRRELAARPAPAYVDLSEIEDSLAERLESAGVDRTWSLAPVLASANADEEWCDRLGSAVDRRSLQAGLDWIVASLQSTVLRAEITESTRRISELVAAVRSYSQVDRAALQPLAVAEGLESTLLVLGHRLREGTFEVIKEYADVPRIEGYAGELNQVWTNLIGNALDAMGGTGTLRLTTRGGADGGVVVEIGDSGPGLPSAVAERAFEAFYTTKPVGQGTGLGLDIARRIVVERHGGTIEIESEPGDTTFRVSLPAAPPTT, encoded by the coding sequence GTGGACGCCGCTGACCTGCAACCGATCGAGCTCTTTGACGGCCTGAGCACCGAGCAGCTGAACGCGCTGCTCGCCGCGGGGGAGGAGGTCGCCTTCGGCCCTGGCGACCTGCTGTGGGCCGAGGGTGCCCGCGCCGACGACTGGTGGGTGCTGATCGACGGGGTCGTGGAGCTGGTGCGGCGCACCGAGCGCGAGGACATGGTCGTCGGTCTGATGGACGCCCCTGGCCGGTGGGCCGGCGGATTCCGCGCCTGGGTGGAGACCGGCCGCTTCCTGGCCAGCGCCCGCGGCCTGGAGGCCGGGCGGATGCTGCGGGTGCCGGCGACGTCGCTGCGGGACCTCACCGCGCAGTGGTTCCCGTTCGGCAGTCACCTCATCAAGGGCGTCTACGGCATGGCGCTGTATGTCGAGTCCACGGCCCGGCAGCGCGACTCCCTGGCCAACCTGGGCAAGCTCGCCGCGGGACTCGCCCACGAGATCAACAACCCGTCCGCGGCCGCGACGCGAGCCACCGCAGCCCTCGGTGCCGCCGACGAGACCCTGTTTGCCTCGCTGAGCCAGCTGGCCGCGCACGGGATCGCCCCGGAACAGTTCACGGCCCTCGACGAGTTGCGTCGTGAGCTGGCCGCCCGACCTGCTCCGGCGTATGTCGACCTGTCCGAAATCGAGGACAGCCTCGCCGAGCGGCTGGAGTCCGCCGGCGTCGACCGCACCTGGTCGCTGGCCCCAGTGCTCGCCTCGGCCAATGCTGACGAGGAGTGGTGCGACCGCCTCGGCAGTGCCGTCGACCGGCGCTCGCTACAGGCCGGCCTGGACTGGATCGTGGCCAGCCTGCAGTCCACGGTGCTGCGCGCGGAGATCACCGAGTCGACCCGGCGGATCTCCGAACTCGTCGCCGCCGTGCGGTCCTACTCCCAGGTGGACCGCGCCGCCCTGCAGCCGCTGGCGGTCGCCGAGGGTCTGGAGAGCACCCTGCTGGTGTTGGGGCACCGCCTGCGGGAGGGCACCTTCGAGGTGATCAAGGAGTATGCCGACGTGCCCCGCATCGAGGGTTATGCCGGTGAACTCAACCAGGTCTGGACCAATCTGATCGGCAACGCCCTCGACGCGATGGGGGGCACCGGGACCCTGCGGCTGACCACCCGGGGCGGCGCCGATGGTGGTGTGGTCGTCGAGATCGGTGACTCCGGGCCAGGCCTGCCCAGCGCCGTTGCCGAGCGTGCGTTCGAGGCCTTCTACACGACCAAGCCGGTGGGGCAGGGGACCGGCCTGGGACTGGACATCGCACGCCGCATCGTCGTCGAGCGCCATGGCGGCACCATCGAGATCGAGTCCGAGCCGGGGGACACGACCTTCCGCGTCAGCCTGCCCGCCGCGCCGCCGACCACCTGA
- a CDS encoding RDD family protein, whose translation MSDPVTPPNQPHGAPPPPGGYQQQPGDQQQPGGFPQGGSQQQPPAGGYQQPPAEGYQQQPPAGGYQQQSGGYQQGPQGGYPPAGAYGGVASGVGQPGNLTDRFLAKLIDFVILVVVNMILVSFLIVGVLMNSSGGMYGLGGGSFLVGVVSSVLIAAIYLGYFAFMESSRGQTIGKMAMKLQTRGQGGGNPTMEEALKRNAWVGLSVLGIIPLVGGIVAGLAQLAAMILIAVGINGDAVGRRGWHDQFAGTQVIKIG comes from the coding sequence ATGTCTGACCCTGTGACCCCGCCCAACCAGCCCCACGGGGCACCACCGCCGCCGGGTGGCTACCAGCAGCAACCGGGTGATCAGCAGCAGCCGGGCGGATTTCCGCAGGGGGGCTCCCAGCAGCAACCGCCCGCAGGCGGCTATCAGCAACCCCCCGCAGAGGGCTACCAGCAGCAACCCCCAGCAGGTGGCTACCAGCAGCAATCGGGCGGATACCAGCAGGGACCGCAGGGCGGGTACCCGCCGGCGGGCGCCTATGGGGGCGTGGCCAGCGGGGTGGGCCAGCCGGGAAACCTGACCGACCGGTTCCTGGCCAAGCTCATTGACTTCGTCATCCTCGTCGTCGTCAACATGATCCTGGTCTCGTTCCTGATCGTCGGTGTCCTGATGAACAGCTCCGGGGGCATGTATGGACTGGGCGGTGGCAGCTTCCTCGTCGGGGTGGTCAGCTCGGTGCTGATCGCCGCGATCTACCTGGGCTACTTCGCCTTCATGGAGTCCAGCCGCGGACAGACCATCGGCAAGATGGCGATGAAGCTGCAGACCCGGGGTCAGGGCGGTGGAAACCCGACGATGGAGGAGGCGCTCAAGCGCAACGCCTGGGTCGGTCTGAGCGTGCTGGGCATCATCCCGCTCGTGGGCGGCATCGTGGCTGGGCTCGCCCAGCTGGCGGCGATGATCCTCATCGCGGTCGGCATCAATGGCGACGCGGTGGGACGTCGCGGCTGGCACGACCAGTTCGCCGGCACGCAGGTCATCAAGATCGGCTAG
- a CDS encoding DUF4192 domain-containing protein produces MTTTDIRVRGMAELIATVPLQLGYRPERSLVLIFLEGPDEGSPSARPAGRIRLICRMDLPEDAGAFEETLEAIHQIVWQHQPGLVGALSYEADEDATAILAAVASTCVSLGSGVYQLARVRSTRWLALCPGQDDPGVWRELPSTDRVPAAAELIWHGACTGPSREELTAVIRGGDATGQASLAEEIEAYLTRFAAALPDDGSAGTGPRSGPAGKPQVADRFLERAALAWRRLLDPTPEGPAVTDLPPAVVAQGLVFLWDRGFRDALIAWVAPGQLGPGLLPPDVLAAFVRHLPVSRLRDRARLDRLVTLCGLVRDDCAAPILTVTGQVAWAINQGTVANIAIERAREVDPDYHLAVLTNDLLRAAIPPPPGPFVRGA; encoded by the coding sequence ATGACGACCACTGATATCCGAGTCCGCGGCATGGCCGAGCTGATCGCGACAGTGCCTCTGCAGCTGGGCTACCGCCCGGAGCGCAGTCTCGTGCTGATCTTCCTGGAAGGTCCGGACGAGGGGTCACCCTCGGCCCGACCCGCGGGCCGCATCAGGCTCATCTGCCGCATGGACCTGCCCGAGGACGCTGGGGCCTTCGAGGAGACCCTCGAGGCGATCCACCAGATCGTGTGGCAGCACCAGCCCGGCCTCGTCGGGGCCCTTTCCTATGAGGCCGACGAGGACGCGACCGCGATCCTGGCGGCCGTCGCGAGCACCTGTGTGTCCCTGGGGTCCGGCGTCTATCAGCTCGCGCGGGTTCGCTCCACCCGTTGGCTCGCCCTGTGCCCCGGCCAGGATGACCCTGGCGTATGGCGTGAACTCCCCTCCACAGACCGGGTCCCGGCTGCGGCCGAGCTGATCTGGCACGGGGCCTGCACCGGACCCTCGCGCGAGGAGCTGACGGCTGTGATCCGTGGCGGTGATGCGACCGGACAGGCGAGCCTCGCGGAGGAGATCGAGGCCTACCTCACCCGCTTCGCCGCCGCCCTGCCTGACGACGGCTCGGCCGGCACCGGGCCCCGGTCCGGGCCAGCGGGGAAGCCCCAGGTCGCTGATCGCTTCCTGGAGCGGGCAGCGCTGGCCTGGCGCCGACTCCTGGACCCCACGCCCGAGGGACCGGCGGTGACGGACCTGCCGCCGGCGGTGGTCGCGCAGGGACTCGTCTTCCTGTGGGACCGGGGATTCCGCGACGCCCTCATCGCGTGGGTGGCCCCCGGACAACTCGGTCCCGGGCTGCTGCCACCCGACGTGCTGGCTGCCTTTGTCCGGCACCTGCCGGTGTCCCGACTGCGGGACCGGGCGCGGCTGGACCGGCTCGTCACGCTGTGCGGGCTGGTGCGGGACGACTGTGCCGCTCCCATCCTCACGGTGACGGGTCAGGTCGCCTGGGCCATCAACCAGGGCACGGTCGCCAATATCGCGATCGAGCGGGCACGGGAGGTGGATCCGGACTATCACCTGGCGGTCCTGACCAACGACCTGCTGCGCGCGGCCATCCCACCGCCGCCGGGACCGTTTGTCCGCGGGGCCTGA